GGTTCCTCTAAGTGACAAACACAAGCAGAGATGCTAAAGGGCACAGGCTCTCCGAGGGCGTCACTCCATGACCTGAAGATGCCTCAGATCAGCTTCCTTAGAACCTTTGTTTCTGCAGGGACCGTGAGTGGCTAACGTTTGGGGAAAAAATTTCAACTCAAACAACTAAAGTTAACTGAACTACGGGCCATGAGCACGTCCTAAGAGGAATCAGGTTCCAAATACTCACTGGGATCCTCTTAGAGCAACATTCCCTTCTCTAGAACTAAACATCTGGAGTAAAAATGAAAGCCCTGTGTAAGTGCCAATCAGAAGGGTCTGTTCTTCTGTGTGTCAGCGGTGCCTGGCCTGGGGCCTGTCCTCCCCGCTCCTCCAGGCCCGAGAGTGGACTGCGGGGAGGTGCGGAACGGCCGTGCCTTCAGACACGGGGGCTTCGTATCCAGGGGCGGAGGCTCTTATGTTTCTTGCTTCTCTGTCGAGGGAAGGAGGCTCGTGGCTGGGTGGCCGGGGCATCTCTGGGCAGGTTCTGGCTTCTGCGGGGAGCTGGTTTGCAGGCGGGGCCTGGGGCCTCCCATGCTCTGGAGCATGGCTCTCTCCCTAGGCAAGCTAgtgtcttccttctcttctgtcgCTCCCCCGAGCTGTCCCTACAGTCTGTCACTGCCAGGGAGCCAGGAAGTTCCCAACGGCCCAACGCAGTAGCCGAGGTGCGGCTCCTGCCCGCGGAGCGCCTACTTGCACTCGTCTCTGGCCTTCATGCGGGCGATGAAGGAGTAGCTCTTGTTCCTGCGGTAGTTCTCGTAGGGGTCGTCCAGGGCCACGCCCACACCCTTGTACTGGTCCCACTTGTCCCGGACGTCCCCCCCCTTGATGGGGTCCTGAATCCCTTGCTCTTTCACGCCGAGGCCACCAGATCCACTCCAGCCTTaagaagaaaggggggagggCGGTTACAACGCACGGAAGTCGGAATCTGGCCCATTTATCCGTGAACTTAAACAAGACTTCCTGTGCAGAGCTGAACGACATGCGCCCGTGTGGTTTACACACGTGAGACTGCTGTGGTGAGAAAGAACGCCCAGCGAGAAGCGTGCGGCTTCGCCCTCTCTAGTTCTGGCAGCGAGCCGGAACCTTCTCTGGCtccccagccccgaaagcccaaAGCGGGCGGTGGTTCTTCCCAGGAACCTTACCCATTTTCACCAGCATCTGATGTCCTTTGTTCTCTTCCCCGAGCCTTGAATCAGGTATGGGAGGTGCTGAATTAGAACCCAGACCAGCCGAGGAACTAAAATTAAGACAGGttacgttttttaaaaaagagtcgaTACATTTATTGGAATGAAAACTTAGAATATTACAGCGTGTGGCGCGTGTGAACATTCACCAGTGTtagagggacacacacacacatcctgggTCTCTAGCATTCTTCTTCGTCATCTTCGCCAGCCGGCTAGGGGAGCTCCTACCCCGGGCCCTGCCCCACACTGAGTGGCAGGGGCAGGTCGCACGGAACCCCCGACGGCTGAGAGACAGCCCGCCGCTACCTCAGGCTTTACAACATTACCACGGGAGGAACGAGCGAGGTGAGAGGTGAGGTGCCACTGTCACTGCGCTAGAACTCGCGGTCCCCGAGGGGCCGCCTCGGCACGGGCCACGGGGGGCACATCTTCTAGCGACAGCTTTCAACATTCACAGCAAAGCATCAGAGGCTTCCAGCGCTACCAGCGGTCGCTGGACAGTTAAGACAGAAATCTTACGGCGGGGTGGGGCTCCGGGACCGTGACCGACGTCTCCTTCCTGGGGAGTAGGACTTGGAGCGTGAGCGCGAGCGGGAGCGGGAGCGGCTGCGGGAGGAGCGGGACCGGCTGCGGCTCCTGCAGGGAGGACAGAGCGGGCGGTGGGTGCGGCCACGGGTGCCACCGAGGGGCCCCAGTCCACGCGCACGGCCCCCAACCTACCTGGAGCGGGAACGGGAGTAGGAGCGGGAGCAGGAGCGCGATCTGGACCTGGAGTACGAGCCAGAGGACTTGGACGACCTCGAGTTGGAGCGGGAGGAAGAGCGCCCTCGGCTTTTGGATCTGCTCCGAGACCGGGAGGGGCCACTGCAGAGAGAGGCCTGGTGAGTGGGGCACCTCAAACTTTCTGGAAAACCCCAGGCGGGTGGGTCTGGGTACAGACCTGCCCATTCCCCTCAGAGGACTGGGCTCCAGGTCACAGCTGATCATGCATGACGGCAAACCCCTCTTCGGCTGGCGTCTTAGGTTTTCACTGGGGCCTTGCAGGGAAAACCCACCCCAGAACCAAGGAGAGACCAGTCCTCCCTCCGTCTGCCCGTCGGGGAGCCAGGACGGCCCAGGGCGTGACTGGATGGCGGATCTGCCGGGGTGTCTAACAGTGCCTCGGGCAGCGGCCTGCTCTAGCTCGCGATGCACGCTGACCACGCACAGGCACCCGGGCCCTCACCTGTTGCGCTTCTCCTGGCCCTTCCGCCGCCGCGCCCGCATCTTCGCTCGGAAGAACTCGTAGAGGCCGTTCTGCTCCCAGCCTTCGCTGTAAGACACGGGCGTTTCCTGCGTGACTCGGCCAGCCTCCCTCCCGCAGGGCACTCGTGCAAGTCGGCAGGAGTAAAGCCCACAGGGCGCGCGTCTAGGTATGCggtcctcccccctccctcattCCCTCGGACATGCTCCGGGTCCGGCACCATGGGCAGCCCTTCCTCACGGCGGGGAAAGCAGGCTGAGGCTGGGCTGCCCGCTGGGAAGCAGAGAGGCCAGGTACAGGCCTGGCTCCCATGCCTTTTCCATATCGATGTTTCCCGAAATAGCTCAGGTGGCTCTTAAGGCCTATGATCTAACTGGGGACATGGAGCTCTGACTCTTAGATGGACAGGCCTATGGCCCAGAACAGGGCAGGAGGTGGTTTTAGCTGGACTAGTGATGAGTCCATTGGCGGGTGTCCTGGTGGGCAGGggggtgtgttggggggggggtcctcgtGACAAAGCCTGGGGCACATAGCCGCCAGCCGCTTCTGAAATACGCCACACCTGAAAGGCCAACTTGCTCTAATATGTCCCCACTGAAGAGGCCCTTCGTTGAGAGCCACAATACGTGTGACACACATTACCCAAAGCCAGCGGGGAGATGGGCCCTAACTCGGCCTAGCGCTGTGCAGCCTGCCCCCTTTCCTCAGCTCGGCCTCATTCCACCTGGGGCAGGTGTGCTCATTAGCAGTCTTTCTCATGAAGCCAATCCGGACAGAAGTCAGGCCAGGAGAAGGGGACAGAGGACCCCAATCCCAGCCCAACTCCATCCCTGGTCCCCGAGTGCCATACCTGTTCCTGGGCCTGTCATGGGAGGGGGGACTATAAAAGGCCTCCACGGCTGCCAACAGCCTCTCACTGGGCggcatggggggtgggaggcggaTGTCTTTTGGGTCCAAAGGCTTGTACTCATGGTCTTCCAGCTGTAGAGGAAAACACAAGTCTCAGACACGCCCTGCCGGAGCCCCCCTCTGGCCCACCCAGGGTGCTGCGGTGACTGGGGGAGCAGGGTCGGGGGATACAGGGTTACCCTGGACATTAGCTCCTCCTGCTGCCCTTTCTGGGGAATCCCACCAAGGCCGCAGCCACACCAATGCTCTGACTCTTATGCGAGGTGGCCGAAGACTGCTTTGGGGCCAAGTTCTCTCTCCAGAAAACATGGGACACACATCCTCCAAGCTGAGGTGACAGTGAGACCCCCCGGTTTACTGAGACATGACAGGGATCCCAGATGCTGCTGGAGACTTCTGCCCTGTGCTCCCGGGTCCTATCCCAGGGCCCCCTCCCAGATCACAGCAGCCTCCACCCAATCCAGGAAACCCCATTGCCAGAAGCCAGCTCAGCTCGCACCCCTTGCTACCCCCGTGTGGCTCTTCTCAACTTCCGGTCCCATGGGGCCTCAGGAGCGACGGGAAGTGCCCTGCCCCACCAGCACATCTCCGGAGCTGCTCCCAGCCTAGCCTTGCTCCCCGCACACCCCCAGCGCTGCCCCGCCCCGTGTTCCCTGCAGGCACAGCTCGGAGGCCGCTCCTTCTCTAAGAAAGGCCTCCACTGTCAGCCCCTGAACAAGGCAGCTTCTCAGCGCCGGATCAAGAGGACCCGCACCTCACGCCGGGCCCGGCCCACTCCTCACGGCCACAAAGCGTGCAGCACCGGGAGGGACGTGTGGAGAGCGAGCAGAGGGGACACAGGCCTTGCTTGTTTTTGCCTCAGGAATTCAAGTCGAGGAAGAGGCGTTGGCTCGGACACATTCCCACTGACTAGTCACTTCTGCTGGGCGTAGCAACAAGCGGGAAGGGACCCCGAGAAGCAGTGTTCATCCCCTGCTGGGAACTGGGCTCCACGTCTGAGCTTGTCACATGGAGGCCCAGAAGCCGGCACCAGCATGTGCTATGAAGCTGGGTGCTCGCCCTGGCGACGTTACCTTCACGAGGGGGGCCATCAGCCCCGCAGGCAGATCGAAGTAGGGCACGTTGGGGACCAGGCTAGGGTCATCGTGGTTGATGTGGGGAGGGCCCTGTCGCCGCATGTGGGGGGGCTGCCCGTTGAAGCCATGGGGAGGAGGGCCGAAGTCAGGGTGCTGGGGCCCACCCCAGGGTGGGTGCTCGTTGATCCCAGGATGAGGCATGCGGTGGCcggggtggtggtgagggggtCCCATCTCTGCAAAACAAAAACTCCTCTCAGGCCTGCAGGGCAGTGCGGACAGCGCAGCCACGATCTGCAAGGGAACGCGTGCCCGAGGGAGGCGTTCAGAGAGGGCCCACCACCCGCTTCTGGGCAGCGCTGCCCAGCACCACCTCTTCTGTTCACGCTGCCTGGGGTCGTGTAGCTAGGCGGGCAGGAGCTAGGCTGGGGGCAACCTGGCCTGCACCCATACCACCACCCAAGGTGGAAGGGGAAACCAGGGAAATCACAAAACCTTAAAGGAGCAACATTACGGGCTGACCGCTACCACTGTCTTTGGAGACGGGGcagttttaaaaagtcattcacttGAGGTGAGATCATCCCGCAGGTGGACCCCGATCCGACACAACTGGCAGGACACCGATGTgcccagagggaggaggacaggaCGACGGGGAGAAGACCCAGTGGTCTctgacttccagcccccagagcTGGGGGAAGCGCCTGCCATGCGCACTTTGTTACCACGGCCCCGGGAAGTGTGGACCGGCAAATACAAGCGCTCCTTGGTCTCGGCTGAACTTGTACCCGAGAAcggaatttaaagcaaaaatataagCGGCaatagagtagaaataaatttcttttgaaaagaaaaaaattaccaactCTAGAGATTCTCCCAAGAAAGGCAGTGAAAAAAGCTGGTAAAAACAGCAggacagggaagagggaagggccCTAGacaccctgccctgcctgcctgtctgctgtGGAGCTTGCAAGTGACCCTCCTTCCAGAAGGCTCGTGTCTTTCCTCCTCCCCGCGTGTGTGGGCAGCAGAACGAGACTTCAGCTCTACTGCCAGCCCAGTGTGGGTCACGTGCTTGGGGGCCCAGACGGGAGTTCTACACCATCCCATGTCCCCTGGCTTGTCACCCTGACTCAGGGGACCTCCCAGGTCCCACAGCTGATGTCAAGTAGCACCCTCCTGGCCATCGGGGGAGGGTGGGATGCGGCCACTGTACGGGGTCTCCCGCAAGCAGCTGCCGGCACCACCTCAGAgagcaaggggcaggagagggaagtgCTTCCCGGACACGGGACGGTCCCCACGGAGAGCACCCTCACACTCACCGGCAGGGAAGTCCCCCTGGGGGTAGTCGAAGCGGTGAGGGTAGGGCGGCCGCTCGAAGGGGTGCCGCGGGGGGAAGTCGTCCTGCATGAAGCGGGGCGGGAAGCGGTTGAAGTTGTGGGGGTGCGGCGGCTGGTTGAATTGCGGATGCTGCTGGTGGGGCGGGAAGGGCCCTCGGAAGTGCGGCGGCCGCTGCATGCGGAAGGGTGGCTCGCGCTGGCCCCCGCCCCAGGGCGGCTGCTCGTGCTGGCTGTTCCAGGGGCCCTCAAACTGGCTGTTCCAGTTGGGGTCGGGCTGGCTGTTCCAGGGCGCATCACGCTGGCCATTCCAGCCGGGGTCCCCGCGCTGCTCGCCCCACATGCCCTCATGGCTGTTGTTCCAGGGGGGACAGTGGGGTGGCCCACCCTGATGGTGCGGGTAGGGCGGCTGCTCGGGAGGCTGCAAGGCAAAGAGCGGACGTGAGCCCCTCCCGATGCCTCGCCTGTGCCGGGCACACGCCCGCGGTGTGGCTCTCCAGCCGTGGAGGCAACCCAGCCCCGATGCGGTGTGGCCTCCTCTGCTCAGCCGTGCAgtgggggtaggggtgcctgTGCGCGCTCCTGGGCTCAGACCTACATCTCAGCTGAGGGTTTCCTGTGTCTGCACTGGAGCTGGGCAGGCCCCAAGTGCCAGGGATGCCAACACTCCCAGCTTGGCAGCCTGACCTGGAAGCTGGCAGACGCGTGCCGGTTCCCGTGCCCCTTGGTGGCTCATGCATGGTGCATCCCCCACAGCCCGCGGAGCGCAGGGAGGAGCTGCACCCCGGCGGCCCACGGCAGACACCTGCCCTGATGACAGCCCCTTCCATGTCACTTCACCTCTGCTCTGGGTGGTCTTTTGGGTCAGCTCCCATAGTGACTACTTGCCCTCAAACCCCCTCTCAGGAGAGGTCTTCCTGCAGGTGGGAGACAACATGAGCTCTGGATCTCACCCAGCTGCTATGAGACTTGAAACTGGGATTTTGACCCCAAACTCAGGGCCACAGTGGGATGTGCCTAGGACTGGATGACCAGGGGGCCCATCTTTAGGATTACAGCTGCTTGGCCCTGCTGACTGCCAGCAGAGGGGGACCTGGGCCACACACCACACCCTCAGGTCTTTCAAGAAGTCAGAAAGCCACATTCTAAATACAGGAATTActtcagagcacctgggtggcttcatcgGTCacgcatccgactcttgatctccgttcagatcatgatctcagggccactgagttcaagccccacataccaaaaatcaaatcaaatcaatacATCGATCAgtaaactattatttaaaaaatgttacttcAAAATGTGTAAGATCCCACATGGGCTGGCCAGACCAAGTGTACCTCTGCCCCAAGGCAGACCTTCAGCAAGGGGACCCTTGTCGTCCTAAGTCCAACATACGAGTCCCCAGAAGTGACCCTGAGACACCTACACGATGGGGATGAACTGCTCCCTCGTCAGAGGGTACCCATAAGATGCCTGATACCACTGGGCGCTCGCGGATGGGAGCTGTCTTTATGGGGATGCCCAATCTTCTGTGAAATTAAATCTATTCTCCGGAACCTCAGGTtctgggcaggggttgggggcggggcgACACAGATGCAACGGATAACTCAAAGCCACAAGCCCCTCTTGTCAGTCCAGAGCCATTTCCCTCCTGTCATCACCACAGAGTCACCTGGCAGGGCCACAATCACTGCGCCCTGTCAAGGGGAAGGTGGATGTCCAGGAGAGGCCAGGGCTGTACCCAAAGGCTCCATGAGATCAGATCCAGTGGCCAGAGAGCAAGTGGATGCTTCTGGTGTTTTCCAGTCATGCTACGCTGGATAAGATGACCCTGCCCTGGCCTAAGAAGTCTCTGAGCCCAAAGAACCAGAGGGAGTGACCAGCACCTCTGCCCCGGAAAGCACTGCCAGCCCTACACGTCTGACCTTCCCTTTCCTTACGTGAGCAGTGTTCTTTCCAGGGAGACAGAATGTTGGCGCCGTGCTGGCTGAACTAGTCAGCTGGAGAAGGGACAGAACCCTGCTCACCCTGCTGTAATGGACCGTTCGAAACTTCCCAGCCCTCACAGGAACACAGGGACCATAGCTCCTAAGAGGCCCGGATGTCAGCATGGGCATGGGTGTAAGGCCCAGACTgtcctgccccgccccccgcgcaGCCACTGCAGAACCTGTTTCCCCAGCAAGCAAGCCCAGTCCCCGGACCCACACAGGGGACCGGCTGCCCCCCCGGCCCACCACAAGTCTGGGAAAATACCTGCTGCTGGCCCCAAGGAGCGACGGGATGAGGCTGGTCAAACCACGGGGGTTTGTTGGGCGGGATTTGATCGTGAGGCCCCGGACCCCGGGGGCCGGCTGCAGCAGGATCCTGGACTCCTCCTGAAGCATCATACTCGGAGGAGCCGGGCATTTGGATGGGAGGCTTGCTGTCATCTAGAGCCAGACAAGAAGTTGGT
The sequence above is a segment of the Meles meles chromosome 20, mMelMel3.1 paternal haplotype, whole genome shotgun sequence genome. Coding sequences within it:
- the LOC123933008 gene encoding calcium homeostasis endoplasmic reticulum protein isoform X2, which gives rise to MEMPLPPDDQELRNVIDKLAQFVARNGPEFEKMTMEKQKDNPKFSFLFGGEFYSYYKCKLALEQQQLICKQQAPELEPAAALPPLPQPPLAPAAPIPPAQGAPSMDELIQQSQWNLQQQEQHLLALRQEQVTAAVAHAVEQQMQKLLEETQLDMNEFDNLLQPIIDTCTKDAISAGKNWMFSNAKSPPHCELMAGHLRNRITADGAHFELRLHLIYLINDVLHHWALTRGRSLPHSQRKQARELLAALQKVVVPIYCTSFLAVEEDKQQKIARLLQLWEKNGYFDDSIIQQLQSPALGLGQYQATLINEYSSVVQPVQLAFQQQIQTLKTQHEEFVNSLAQQQQQQQQQQIQMPQMEAEVKATPPPPAPPPAPTPAPTIPPTTQPDDSKPPIQMPGSSEYDASGGVQDPAAAGPRGPGPHDQIPPNKPPWFDQPHPVAPWGQQQPPEQPPYPHHQGGPPHCPPWNNSHEGMWGEQRGDPGWNGQRDAPWNSQPDPNWNSQFEGPWNSQHEQPPWGGGQREPPFRMQRPPHFRGPFPPHQQHPQFNQPPHPHNFNRFPPRFMQDDFPPRHPFERPPYPHRFDYPQGDFPAEMGPPHHHPGHRMPHPGINEHPPWGGPQHPDFGPPPHGFNGQPPHMRRQGPPHINHDDPSLVPNVPYFDLPAGLMAPLVKLEDHEYKPLDPKDIRLPPPMPPSERLLAAVEAFYSPPSHDRPRNSEGWEQNGLYEFFRAKMRARRRKGQEKRNSGPSRSRSRSKSRGRSSSRSNSRSSKSSGSYSRSRSRSCSRSYSRSRSRSRSRSRSSRSRSRSRSRSRSKSYSPGRRRRSRSRSPTPPSSAGLGSNSAPPIPDSRLGEENKGHQMLVKMGWSGSGGLGVKEQGIQDPIKGGDVRDKWDQYKGVGVALDDPYENYRRNKSYSFIARMKARDECK
- the LOC123933008 gene encoding calcium homeostasis endoplasmic reticulum protein isoform X1 translates to MEMPLPPDDQELRNVIDKLAQFVARNGPEFEKMTMEKQKDNPKFSFLFGGEFYSYYKCKLALEQQQLICKQQAPELEPAAALPPLPQPPLAPAAPIPPAQGAPSMDELIQQSQWNLQQQEQHLLALRQEQVTAAVAHAVEQQMQKLLEETQLDMNEFDNLLQPIIDTCTKDAISAGKNWMFSNAKSPPHCELMAGHLRNRITADGAHFELRLHLIYLINDVLHHCQRKQARELLAALQKVVVPIYCTSFLAVEEDKQQKIARLLQLWEKNGYFDDSIIQQLQSPALGLGQYQATLINEYSSVVQPVQLAFQQQIQTLKTQHEEFVNSLAQQQQQQQQQQIQMPQMEAEVKATPPPPAPPPAPTPAPTIPPTTQPDDSKPPIQMPGSSEYDASGGVQDPAAAGPRGPGPHDQIPPNKPPWFDQPHPVAPWGQQQPPEQPPYPHHQGGPPHCPPWNNSHEGMWGEQRGDPGWNGQRDAPWNSQPDPNWNSQFEGPWNSQHEQPPWGGGQREPPFRMQRPPHFRGPFPPHQQHPQFNQPPHPHNFNRFPPRFMQDDFPPRHPFERPPYPHRFDYPQGDFPAEMGPPHHHPGHRMPHPGINEHPPWGGPQHPDFGPPPHGFNGQPPHMRRQGPPHINHDDPSLVPNVPYFDLPAGLMAPLVKLEDHEYKPLDPKDIRLPPPMPPSERLLAAVEAFYSPPSHDRPRNSEGWEQNGLYEFFRAKMRARRRKGQEKRNSGPSRSRSRSKSRGRSSSRSNSRSSKSSGSYSRSRSRSCSRSYSRSRSRSRSRSRSSRSRSRSRSRSRSKSYSPGRRRRSRSRSPTPPSSAGLGSNSAPPIPDSRLGEENKGHQMLVKMGWSGSGGLGVKEQGIQDPIKGGDVRDKWDQYKGVGVALDDPYENYRRNKSYSFIARMKARDECK